Proteins from one Parvibaculum lavamentivorans DS-1 genomic window:
- a CDS encoding alpha/beta fold hydrolase, with the protein MTAPIILVSGNPMPEGGEARWLLTNEGVRLRVFTWPGAREGRGTVFLFGGRTEFVEKYFEVVGELRARGFAVVSFDWRGQGLSDRPLADSRKGHIDDFATFDSDLALLMSEVAPAFPKPWTAFAHSMGGQILIRAAHDHPEWFSRIVLSAPMLGLRFSRAAERAIRALAFAFHAAGLAGRYVPGGTPKAADETPFEENILTSDEKRYALLQSLVQAEPKLGLGGATVGWLRAAFRSMDMAAAPGWLGSIKTPVLICEAARDALISPLALRHAAAHLPACELVTIPDAKHEILIERDPARAAFWQAFDRFMGIGNQ; encoded by the coding sequence GTGACCGCTCCCATCATCCTCGTGTCCGGAAATCCGATGCCGGAAGGCGGCGAGGCGCGCTGGCTTCTCACGAATGAGGGCGTGCGGCTCCGCGTCTTCACATGGCCGGGCGCGCGGGAAGGGCGCGGCACCGTCTTTCTTTTCGGCGGGCGCACGGAATTCGTCGAAAAATATTTCGAGGTGGTGGGCGAGTTGCGGGCGCGCGGTTTCGCCGTCGTCAGTTTCGACTGGCGGGGGCAGGGGCTTTCGGATCGTCCGCTTGCAGACAGCCGCAAGGGCCATATAGACGACTTTGCCACCTTCGACAGCGACCTTGCGCTTTTGATGTCGGAAGTGGCGCCCGCCTTTCCAAAGCCCTGGACGGCTTTCGCGCATTCAATGGGCGGCCAAATCCTCATCCGCGCCGCGCATGATCACCCCGAATGGTTTTCTCGCATCGTCCTTTCCGCGCCCATGCTTGGACTCCGCTTCAGCCGCGCGGCCGAACGCGCCATTCGCGCGCTCGCCTTCGCTTTCCATGCCGCGGGTCTCGCCGGGCGCTATGTGCCGGGCGGCACGCCGAAAGCAGCGGACGAGACGCCCTTCGAGGAAAATATTCTGACGAGCGACGAAAAACGCTATGCGCTGCTGCAATCTCTCGTCCAGGCCGAGCCGAAACTCGGCCTCGGCGGCGCCACGGTCGGCTGGCTTCGCGCCGCCTTCCGGTCGATGGACATGGCCGCCGCGCCCGGCTGGCTCGGTTCGATAAAAACACCGGTCCTCATCTGCGAAGCCGCGCGCGACGCGCTCATCTCGCCGCTCGCATTGCGCCACGCGGCGGCGCATCTCCCCGCCTGCGAGCTGGTCACGATCCCGGATGCAAAACACGAAATCCTGATCGAACGCGATCCCGCCCGCGCCGCCTTCTGGCAGGCCTTCGACAGGTTCATGGGCATAGGCAATCAATAG
- a CDS encoding amidohydrolase family protein produces the protein MAGNPEWLAEVKEAALEPELPIVDPHHHLWDHPGSRYQLDELMTDVAEGHNIRATVFVECKSMYRADGPDAMKPVGETEYVNGIAAQSASGQYGETRVAAGIVGFADLRLGAKVDAVLEAHMARAPERFRGIRHASAFDDSPDVRASHTLPPKGLLGLPEFREGFKRLAAYGLSFDAWLYHRQIPELTALARANPETPIIFDHFGGPIGIGPYEGKRAEIFAQWKKDVAELAACPNVVAKLGGINMAVNGFGWHKRAKPPTSDELVAATRDWYLHSIDVFGPERCMFESNFPVDKLSCSYGVLWNAFKKIAKDMSAGEKAALFHDTAARVYRLDI, from the coding sequence ATGGCGGGCAATCCCGAATGGCTGGCCGAGGTCAAGGAAGCGGCGCTGGAGCCGGAACTTCCGATCGTCGATCCGCATCATCATCTCTGGGACCATCCGGGCTCGCGCTATCAGCTCGACGAATTGATGACGGATGTCGCGGAAGGCCACAATATCCGCGCGACCGTCTTCGTCGAATGCAAGTCGATGTACCGGGCGGACGGGCCGGATGCGATGAAGCCCGTCGGCGAGACGGAATATGTGAACGGCATCGCCGCGCAATCGGCGAGCGGCCAATATGGCGAGACGCGCGTGGCGGCTGGGATTGTCGGGTTCGCGGATTTGCGCCTTGGCGCGAAGGTGGACGCTGTGCTGGAAGCGCATATGGCGCGGGCGCCGGAACGCTTTCGCGGTATCCGCCATGCCTCCGCCTTCGACGACAGCCCGGATGTGCGCGCCTCGCATACGCTGCCGCCGAAGGGGCTGCTCGGCTTGCCCGAATTCCGCGAGGGCTTCAAAAGGCTTGCCGCATATGGGCTTTCCTTCGACGCCTGGCTCTATCACCGCCAGATCCCGGAACTCACGGCGCTTGCCCGCGCGAACCCGGAGACGCCGATCATCTTCGATCACTTCGGCGGGCCCATCGGCATCGGACCCTATGAGGGCAAGCGGGCGGAGATTTTCGCGCAGTGGAAAAAGGATGTGGCGGAGCTTGCCGCCTGCCCGAATGTCGTGGCGAAGCTCGGCGGCATCAACATGGCGGTGAACGGCTTCGGCTGGCACAAGCGCGCCAAGCCGCCGACCTCGGACGAACTCGTGGCCGCGACGCGCGACTGGTATCTTCATTCGATCGACGTCTTCGGGCCGGAGCGTTGCATGTTTGAAAGCAACTTCCCGGTGGACAAGCTCTCCTGTTCCTATGGCGTCTTGTGGAACGCCTTCAAGAAGATCGCGAAGGACATGAGCGCAGGCGAGAAGGCGGCGTTGTTCCACGACACGGCGGCGCGTGTTTATCGGCTGGATATATAG
- a CDS encoding ABC transporter ATP-binding protein → MADERKDLAGGYGEGTVGTILSAGDVAREAEAIARTVPREEILALAKGEPLLAIDALHAGYGAMEILHGIDLAVGKGQSLCLVGPNGAGKSTVLHSIFGFTKISAGRILAAGRDVTRLSPSEKLRSAGIAYILQDNSVFPDMTVEENLLMGGYLLADNGKAHEAAERIFSHYGRLAKRRRERAGVLSGGERRLLEISRALIMEPQVLLVDEPSIGLEPRMIDMVFDILRELQQEQGKTILMVEQNARRGLDFADIGYVLVAGRVALAGEGAGLLENPDVGRLFLGG, encoded by the coding sequence ATGGCAGACGAGCGGAAAGATCTGGCAGGCGGCTATGGCGAGGGCACTGTCGGCACCATCCTCTCCGCCGGCGATGTCGCGCGCGAGGCGGAAGCGATAGCGCGCACTGTGCCGCGAGAGGAAATCCTCGCGCTCGCGAAGGGCGAACCGCTCCTTGCCATCGACGCGCTTCATGCGGGCTACGGCGCGATGGAAATTCTCCACGGCATCGATCTCGCGGTCGGCAAGGGCCAGAGCCTCTGCCTTGTCGGGCCGAACGGCGCGGGCAAGTCCACCGTCCTCCATTCCATATTCGGCTTCACGAAAATTTCGGCTGGCCGCATCCTCGCCGCCGGCCGCGATGTCACCAGGCTTTCGCCGAGTGAGAAGCTGCGCAGCGCCGGCATCGCCTACATCCTTCAGGATAATTCCGTCTTCCCCGACATGACCGTCGAGGAAAACCTGCTGATGGGCGGCTATCTCCTCGCCGATAACGGCAAGGCGCATGAAGCGGCGGAGCGTATCTTCTCGCATTACGGCCGCCTCGCGAAGCGCCGCCGCGAGCGCGCTGGCGTCTTGTCCGGCGGCGAGCGCCGTCTCCTCGAAATCAGCCGCGCGCTCATTATGGAGCCGCAGGTCCTGCTGGTGGACGAGCCCAGCATCGGCCTCGAGCCGCGCATGATCGACATGGTGTTCGACATCCTGCGCGAGTTGCAGCAGGAGCAGGGCAAGACGATCCTGATGGTCGAACAAAATGCGCGGCGCGGCCTCGATTTCGCGGATATCGGCTATGTGCTGGTGGCGGGCCGCGTGGCGCTGGCGGGCGAGGGGGCGGGCCTCCTTGAAAACCCGGATGTCGGCCGGCTTTTCCTCGGCGGGTAA
- the typA gene encoding translational GTPase TypA: MSIRNIAIIAHVDHGKTTLVDQLLRQSGTFRDNQQVVERVMDSNDLEKERGITILAKPTSVDWVDDAGVHTRINIIDTPGHADFGGEVERILSMVDGVVLLVDAAEGPLPQTKFVTSKALALGLKPIVLINKVDRSDGRPEEVHIEAFDLFAALGATDEQLDFPCIFASARQGWAAEDLNAPDARDNGLKPLFAKIISHFPEPAALHDGSENEPFAMLVTTIESDPYLGRILTGKIEKGTVKTNMNVQVLRMEGGVVERGRISKVLAFRGIQRIPVEEASAGDIIAIAGLTQGTVADTICDASVTEPLKALPIDPPTLSITVSINDSPLAGREGSKVQSRVIRDRLMREAESNVAIRVSDSEGGDAFDVAGRGELQLGVLIETMRRDGFELGISRPRVLFREDDKGNRLEPIEEATIDVDDEFTGVVIEKMSSRKGELVDMRPTGAGKTRIIFHCPSRGLIGYHGEFLTDTRGTGVMNRIFHAYEPYRGEIEGRRNGVLISTGDGEAVPYGLWYIEERGTLFISPGEKVYRGMIIGENARPDDLDVNPLKAKQLTNIRTTSKDEAVRLTPPRPLTLEQAIAYIEADELVEVTPKSIRLRKRYLDPNERKRFARAG, from the coding sequence ATGTCCATTCGGAATATCGCGATCATCGCCCATGTTGACCATGGGAAGACGACGCTGGTCGATCAGTTGCTTCGCCAGTCCGGCACCTTCCGCGACAACCAGCAGGTTGTCGAACGGGTCATGGACTCGAACGACCTGGAAAAAGAGCGCGGCATCACCATTCTCGCCAAGCCGACAAGCGTCGACTGGGTCGACGATGCGGGCGTGCACACACGCATCAACATCATCGACACGCCGGGCCATGCGGACTTCGGCGGCGAGGTGGAACGCATCCTCTCGATGGTGGACGGCGTGGTGTTGCTGGTGGACGCGGCCGAGGGCCCGCTGCCGCAGACCAAATTCGTGACCTCGAAGGCGCTGGCGCTGGGCCTGAAGCCGATCGTGCTCATCAACAAGGTCGACCGTTCCGACGGCCGCCCGGAAGAAGTGCATATCGAGGCCTTCGACCTTTTCGCCGCACTCGGCGCGACCGACGAGCAGCTCGACTTCCCCTGCATCTTCGCTTCGGCCCGCCAGGGCTGGGCCGCGGAAGACCTGAACGCGCCGGACGCGCGCGACAACGGGCTGAAGCCGCTTTTTGCCAAGATCATCTCGCATTTCCCGGAACCGGCGGCGCTGCATGACGGCTCCGAGAACGAGCCCTTCGCGATGCTGGTGACGACCATCGAGAGCGACCCCTATCTCGGGCGCATCCTGACCGGCAAGATCGAGAAGGGCACGGTCAAGACCAACATGAACGTGCAGGTGCTGCGCATGGAAGGCGGCGTTGTCGAACGCGGCCGCATCAGCAAGGTGCTCGCCTTCCGCGGCATCCAGCGCATTCCGGTGGAAGAGGCAAGCGCGGGCGACATCATCGCCATTGCCGGCCTGACACAGGGCACCGTTGCCGACACGATCTGCGACGCTTCCGTGACGGAACCGCTGAAGGCGCTGCCGATCGACCCGCCGACGCTTTCCATCACCGTTTCCATCAATGACAGCCCGCTGGCCGGCCGCGAAGGCAGCAAGGTGCAGTCGCGCGTGATCCGCGACCGCCTGATGCGCGAAGCCGAAAGCAATGTGGCCATCCGCGTCAGCGACTCGGAAGGCGGCGACGCCTTCGACGTGGCGGGCCGCGGCGAATTGCAGCTCGGCGTGCTGATCGAAACCATGCGCCGCGACGGCTTCGAACTCGGCATCTCGCGCCCCCGCGTGCTCTTCCGCGAGGACGACAAGGGCAACCGCCTCGAACCGATCGAGGAAGCAACCATCGACGTGGACGACGAGTTCACCGGCGTCGTCATCGAGAAGATGTCGAGCCGCAAGGGCGAACTGGTCGACATGCGCCCGACCGGCGCCGGCAAGACGCGCATCATCTTCCATTGCCCGTCGCGCGGCCTCATCGGCTATCACGGCGAATTCCTGACCGACACGCGCGGCACGGGCGTCATGAACCGCATCTTCCATGCCTATGAGCCCTATCGCGGCGAAATCGAAGGCCGCCGCAACGGCGTGCTGATCTCGACCGGCGACGGCGAAGCGGTGCCTTACGGCCTCTGGTATATCGAGGAACGCGGCACGCTGTTCATCTCGCCCGGCGAGAAGGTCTATCGCGGCATGATCATCGGCGAGAATGCGCGCCCCGACGATCTCGACGTGAACCCGCTGAAGGCGAAGCAGCTCACCAACATCCGCACGACCTCGAAGGACGAAGCCGTCCGCCTGACACCGCCCCGGCCGCTGACGCTCGAACAGGCGATTGCCTATATCGAGGCAGACGAGCTGGTGGAGGTGACGCCGAAGTCGATCCGGCTCCGCAAGCGCTATCTCGACCCGAACGAGCGCAAGCGTTTCGCCCGGGCAGGGTAA
- a CDS encoding helix-turn-helix transcriptional regulator, with protein sequence MVKATVLSEGAVSAVDYRCPAGPAGAPYAECHEVFSISYVRKGSFGYRAGGQTLEMVAGSVLVGHRGDEYICTHDHHVCGDECLAFRLDEELADTVSGRPELRRLAALPPLPEMMVLGELAQAAAEGRSDMGLDEAGLMFAGRFAEIATGRKAGKVTASARDRKRAVHAAMWMDEYAHRQIGLEGAAREAGLSLYHFLRTFTKVLGVTPHQYLLRARLRRAASLLADRERSVTDIAYDAGFADLSNFIRTFRRAAGIPPGRFREAARGERNLLQARLAPPAAK encoded by the coding sequence ATGGTGAAAGCGACTGTCCTCAGCGAAGGTGCCGTTTCGGCGGTCGATTACCGGTGCCCGGCGGGCCCGGCCGGGGCGCCCTATGCCGAATGCCATGAGGTCTTCTCGATTTCCTATGTACGGAAAGGCTCGTTCGGCTACCGGGCGGGCGGGCAGACCCTCGAGATGGTGGCGGGCTCGGTGCTGGTGGGGCACCGGGGGGATGAATATATCTGCACACACGACCACCATGTCTGCGGCGACGAATGCCTGGCCTTCCGGCTCGACGAGGAACTGGCCGACACGGTGAGCGGCCGGCCGGAGCTGAGGCGGCTCGCGGCGCTGCCGCCACTGCCGGAAATGATGGTGCTGGGGGAACTGGCGCAGGCCGCCGCCGAGGGGCGGAGCGACATGGGTCTGGACGAGGCGGGGCTGATGTTTGCCGGCCGCTTTGCGGAGATCGCCACAGGCCGCAAGGCAGGCAAGGTGACGGCGAGCGCGCGGGACAGGAAACGCGCCGTCCACGCCGCCATGTGGATGGATGAATATGCACACCGGCAAATCGGCCTTGAAGGCGCGGCGCGGGAAGCGGGCCTCAGCCTCTATCACTTTCTCCGCACCTTCACGAAAGTGCTGGGCGTGACGCCGCATCAATATCTCCTGCGCGCGCGGCTGCGCCGCGCGGCAAGCCTGCTGGCCGACAGGGAACGCTCCGTCACCGACATTGCCTATGATGCCGGCTTCGCCGACCTGTCGAATTTCATTCGCACCTTCCGCCGCGCGGCGGGAATTCCGCCCGGCCGCTTCCGCGAGGCTGCGCGGGGCGAGCGCAATTTACTCCAAGCGAGATTGGCGCCGCCCGCCGCAAAGTGA
- a CDS encoding SRPBCC family protein, translating to MASIRKDIEIDAPAAAVWDAVRDVGQIHTRFVPGFVTDTKLEEGARIVTFANGLVVRELILDLDEDRRRLAYAVSGSEMMSHHSASFEVVPEGEGRCRLVWIADFLPHEAAEPVGGMMTEGAAIMQAALGRKGGG from the coding sequence ATGGCTTCGATCCGCAAGGACATAGAGATCGACGCGCCGGCAGCCGCCGTCTGGGACGCGGTGCGCGATGTCGGCCAGATCCACACCCGCTTCGTGCCGGGCTTCGTGACCGATACGAAGCTGGAGGAAGGGGCGCGCATCGTCACCTTCGCCAACGGGCTCGTGGTGCGGGAACTGATCCTCGACCTCGACGAGGACAGGCGGCGGCTCGCCTATGCCGTTTCGGGCAGCGAGATGATGAGCCACCACAGCGCCTCCTTCGAGGTGGTGCCGGAGGGAGAGGGCCGCTGCCGCCTCGTCTGGATCGCGGATTTCCTGCCGCATGAGGCGGCGGAACCCGTAGGCGGGATGATGACGGAGGGCGCCGCGATCATGCAGGCGGCGCTGGGACGGAAAGGCGGCGGCTGA
- a CDS encoding SCP2 sterol-binding domain-containing protein gives MANTKKQMKPSSLARQAEDEIEALIRAALTPDVSLGAKLKFVHEGAGVVFIDGTKKPNVVHRRDEPADCTVHIDPVLNLAIFQQRADRTEAFRQGRIRIVGDVHVVGLLRPIMLRQSNATEDGFRE, from the coding sequence ATGGCGAACACCAAAAAGCAGATGAAGCCCTCCAGCCTCGCGAGGCAGGCGGAAGACGAGATCGAGGCGCTGATCCGCGCCGCGCTCACGCCCGATGTCTCGCTCGGCGCGAAGCTCAAATTCGTGCATGAGGGGGCAGGCGTCGTTTTCATCGACGGCACGAAAAAGCCGAACGTCGTGCATCGCCGCGACGAGCCGGCGGATTGCACGGTCCATATCGACCCCGTTCTCAACCTTGCGATCTTCCAGCAGCGCGCCGACCGCACGGAAGCATTCCGTCAGGGCCGCATCCGCATCGTCGGCGATGTCCATGTCGTCGGCCTCTTGCGGCCGATCATGCTGCGCCAGTCGAATGCGACCGAAGACGGATTTCGGGAGTGA
- a CDS encoding VOC family protein: MYDHIELKVKDLAKAAGFYEAVLKPLGARLCYEDANMKGFGKTKVPGLYLAKGSANKGIHIAFAASSRAAVDGFHEAGLEAGGKDNGAPGIRADYAPTYYAAFLIDPDGNNVEAVCLK, from the coding sequence ATGTACGACCATATCGAATTGAAGGTGAAGGATCTCGCCAAGGCGGCCGGCTTCTATGAAGCCGTGCTGAAGCCGCTCGGCGCAAGGCTCTGCTACGAGGACGCGAACATGAAAGGCTTCGGCAAGACGAAAGTGCCCGGCCTTTATCTCGCGAAGGGAAGCGCGAACAAGGGCATCCACATCGCCTTTGCCGCGTCGAGCCGGGCGGCGGTAGACGGGTTCCATGAAGCGGGGCTCGAGGCCGGCGGCAAGGACAATGGGGCGCCCGGTATCCGCGCCGATTATGCGCCCACCTATTACGCCGCCTTCCTGATCGACCCGGACGGCAACAATGTCGAAGCCGTGTGCCTGAAATAG
- the hisN gene encoding histidinol-phosphatase, translated as MLDHQQIDELATFALELADAAAAVTLPHFRSGLAVDHKAGDHKFDPVTAADRDGEAAIRKLILERYPDHGILGEEHGNHTGTSGLTWVLDPIDGTRSFISGVPLWGTLIALNDGTRPVIGLMDQPYIGERFIGRPGGSELIGPQGTMPIKTSACTKLEDALLGNTDPGMFKVDAEKAAFREISSKVKLRRFGGDCYFYCLVAAGTLDLVIESALQPYDIQALIPVIENAGGVVTNWTGGDPQQGGQVVAAATPELHEAALKILRSAAA; from the coding sequence ATGCTCGATCACCAGCAAATCGACGAACTCGCGACATTCGCGCTCGAACTGGCGGATGCGGCGGCCGCCGTGACGCTGCCGCATTTTCGCTCGGGCCTCGCGGTCGACCACAAGGCGGGCGACCACAAATTCGATCCGGTGACGGCGGCGGACCGCGACGGCGAAGCGGCGATCCGCAAGCTCATCCTGGAACGCTATCCCGATCACGGCATATTGGGCGAGGAGCACGGCAACCACACGGGCACGAGCGGACTGACCTGGGTGCTCGATCCCATCGACGGCACGCGGAGCTTTATCTCGGGCGTGCCGCTCTGGGGCACGCTGATCGCGCTGAATGACGGCACGCGCCCGGTGATCGGCCTGATGGACCAGCCCTATATCGGCGAACGCTTCATCGGCAGGCCGGGCGGCAGCGAGCTGATCGGGCCGCAAGGCACCATGCCGATCAAGACCAGCGCCTGCACGAAGCTCGAGGACGCGCTGCTCGGCAATACCGATCCCGGCATGTTCAAGGTGGACGCGGAGAAGGCGGCCTTTCGCGAGATTTCCTCGAAGGTGAAGCTGCGGCGCTTCGGCGGCGACTGCTATTTCTATTGTCTCGTCGCGGCGGGCACGCTCGACCTCGTAATCGAAAGCGCGCTGCAGCCTTATGACATTCAGGCGCTGATCCCCGTGATCGAGAATGCCGGCGGCGTGGTGACGAACTGGACGGGCGGCGACCCGCAACAGGGCGGACAAGTCGTTGCGGCGGCGACGCCGGAACTGCATGAGGCGGCGCTGAAGATTTTGAGGAGCGCGGCGGCCTAG
- a CDS encoding PepSY domain-containing protein yields the protein MKKALALTGLAVALFALPVAAQADVRSGITITIGSSKVLPAAASGWRYGTDYNDYRTHQGRIMPLANVVRDLERKTNATVTDIKLSRDKRFYEFEGVTQRGFLVTAKASAATGAVGGISVKNYKPRYDARATSISPLLASLRNKGYHSFDLVSLKEEKGVYQVRGLNRQGKPVMIRAAARTGKVLSTRNAPGYNGPSYAQAEYRDFGHWQKGLTQQKYSSFTNVVAYDDYYAVKARDGRGRPVNLSVCPFTGKVLDARY from the coding sequence ATGAAGAAGGCACTCGCTCTGACCGGACTGGCCGTCGCTCTCTTTGCCTTGCCCGTCGCGGCACAGGCGGATGTTCGTTCCGGCATCACCATCACCATCGGTTCGTCGAAGGTCTTGCCTGCCGCCGCCTCCGGCTGGCGCTATGGTACCGACTACAATGATTACCGCACCCATCAGGGCCGCATCATGCCGCTGGCCAATGTCGTGCGCGATCTCGAGCGCAAGACCAACGCCACCGTCACCGACATCAAGCTCAGCCGCGACAAGCGCTTCTACGAATTCGAAGGCGTCACCCAGCGCGGTTTCCTCGTCACCGCGAAGGCCAGCGCCGCGACAGGCGCCGTCGGCGGTATCTCGGTCAAGAACTACAAGCCCCGTTACGATGCCCGCGCGACAAGCATCTCGCCGCTTCTCGCCTCGCTGCGTAACAAGGGCTATCACAGCTTCGATCTCGTGAGCCTCAAGGAAGAGAAGGGCGTCTATCAGGTGCGTGGCCTCAACCGCCAGGGCAAGCCGGTGATGATCCGCGCCGCCGCCCGCACCGGCAAGGTGCTCTCCACGCGCAATGCGCCCGGCTATAACGGCCCCTCCTACGCCCAGGCCGAATACCGCGATTTCGGCCACTGGCAGAAGGGCCTCACGCAGCAGAAATATTCCAGCTTCACCAATGTCGTTGCCTATGACGACTACTATGCGGTGAAGGCGCGCGACGGCCGCGGCCGGCCGGTCAATCTCTCGGTCTGCCCCTTCACGGGCAAGGTGCTCGACGCGCGCTACTGA
- a CDS encoding ABC transporter ATP-binding protein translates to MSALLEIRDVTKRFGGVVANDHVSLSVAKGEIAGLIGPNGSGKTTLFNCIAGTHAVDSGEILFEGKPISHLRTAPIARLGLVRTWQQTRIYGEMTAAENMAISARETNGGLVALLRPVPPATIRRAEDLLAFVGLHEKRDEKAGRLSFGQQKLLEFAMALMNEPKLLLLDEPTAGINPTLINGLIDRLRRANTELGVTLLVIEHNMRVIMNLAHRITCLAHGQVLAEGTPDEIRDDRRVLDAYLGVA, encoded by the coding sequence ATGAGCGCGCTTCTCGAAATCCGCGATGTCACAAAGCGTTTCGGCGGCGTCGTCGCAAACGATCATGTGTCGCTCAGCGTCGCAAAGGGCGAGATCGCGGGCCTCATCGGTCCGAACGGTTCGGGCAAGACGACGCTCTTCAATTGCATTGCCGGCACCCATGCCGTCGACAGCGGTGAAATCCTTTTCGAGGGAAAGCCGATTTCGCATCTGCGCACCGCGCCCATCGCCCGGCTTGGCCTTGTCCGCACCTGGCAGCAGACGCGCATCTATGGCGAGATGACCGCTGCCGAGAACATGGCGATCAGCGCGCGCGAAACGAATGGCGGGCTGGTCGCGCTGCTCCGTCCCGTGCCGCCCGCCACGATCCGTCGCGCGGAAGATCTCCTCGCTTTCGTGGGGCTCCATGAAAAGCGGGATGAAAAGGCAGGCCGCCTCAGCTTCGGGCAGCAGAAGCTTCTCGAATTCGCAATGGCGCTGATGAACGAGCCGAAGCTCCTTCTGCTCGACGAGCCGACAGCGGGCATCAATCCGACGCTCATCAACGGGCTCATCGACAGGCTGCGCCGCGCCAATACGGAACTCGGCGTGACCCTTCTCGTGATCGAGCACAATATGCGCGTCATCATGAACCTCGCGCATCGCATCACCTGCCTTGCGCATGGTCAGGTGCTCGCCGAAGGCACGCCGGACGAAATCCGGGACGACCGCCGCGTGCTCGATGCCTATCTCGGGGTGGCGTAA
- a CDS encoding acyl-CoA carboxylase subunit beta has translation MSWEKETDEIRRRRALAKRQGGDEAVKRQHEKGRLTIRERIATLADKGSFRELGEGAGVPHFDEDGNLADFEPANYVLGFATVNGRRVAIGGEDFTLKGGSPNPAGLRKSVYAEELALTYKVPLVRLHEGGGGSVAGSAGKGKTRPLGDPVFAEPRFRSIGQVLGEVPVATAALGPVAGMPAARLVASHFSVMVEDAQVLIAGPKIVARALDENLTKEELGGSDVHSRSGVIDNVTKTEEDALAEIARFLSYLPDNVWQLPPRIACTDPRDRAEEALRDIVPKERRKPFNMRKILKAVMDEGSFFEMTKRFGPSLITGLARLNGISVGVIANDCNFYAGAMTAAAAQKLRRFSDMCNTFHLPIVSFVDEPGFMIGSASEKAATIRHGTSAIAAVMQSRVPWASIIVHKVFGVAGAAHFGPDGFVLSWPSAVTGALPVEGGVAVAFARQIAEAADPEALRAELEEKLAAGQSPFSRAEGFSVHELIDPRETRARLCDWLDWVEPRRAVALGPFLTTMRP, from the coding sequence ATGAGCTGGGAAAAGGAAACGGACGAAATCCGGCGCCGCCGCGCGCTGGCCAAGCGCCAGGGCGGTGATGAAGCCGTGAAACGGCAGCATGAGAAGGGCCGCCTCACCATACGCGAGCGCATCGCCACGCTGGCCGACAAGGGCAGTTTTCGCGAACTCGGCGAGGGCGCGGGCGTGCCCCATTTCGACGAGGACGGCAATCTCGCCGATTTCGAGCCCGCCAATTACGTGCTCGGCTTTGCGACCGTGAACGGGCGGCGCGTTGCGATCGGCGGCGAGGATTTCACGCTGAAGGGCGGCTCTCCCAACCCGGCGGGCCTGCGCAAAAGCGTCTATGCCGAGGAACTGGCGCTCACCTACAAGGTGCCGCTGGTGCGGCTGCATGAAGGCGGCGGCGGCAGCGTGGCGGGATCGGCGGGCAAGGGGAAGACGCGGCCGCTGGGCGACCCTGTATTCGCGGAGCCGCGCTTCCGCTCCATCGGGCAGGTGCTGGGCGAAGTGCCGGTGGCGACGGCGGCGCTCGGCCCCGTGGCGGGAATGCCGGCGGCCCGCCTCGTCGCTTCCCATTTTTCGGTGATGGTGGAAGACGCGCAGGTGCTGATCGCGGGACCGAAGATCGTCGCCCGCGCACTCGACGAGAACCTCACCAAGGAGGAGCTGGGTGGATCGGACGTGCATTCGCGCTCCGGCGTCATCGACAATGTGACGAAGACGGAAGAGGACGCGCTGGCGGAGATCGCGCGCTTTCTCTCCTACCTTCCCGACAATGTCTGGCAATTGCCGCCGCGCATCGCCTGCACCGACCCCCGCGACCGCGCCGAGGAGGCCTTGCGCGACATCGTGCCGAAGGAGCGCCGCAAGCCGTTCAACATGCGAAAAATCCTCAAAGCGGTGATGGATGAAGGCAGCTTCTTCGAGATGACGAAGCGCTTCGGGCCCTCGCTCATCACGGGGCTGGCGCGGCTGAACGGCATCAGCGTCGGTGTGATCGCGAATGACTGCAATTTCTATGCGGGCGCGATGACCGCGGCGGCGGCGCAGAAGCTCCGGCGCTTCTCGGACATGTGCAACACGTTCCACCTGCCGATCGTTTCCTTCGTGGACGAGCCGGGCTTCATGATCGGCTCGGCATCGGAAAAGGCGGCGACCATCCGCCACGGCACATCCGCCATTGCCGCCGTGATGCAGAGCCGCGTGCCATGGGCGAGCATCATCGTGCACAAGGTATTCGGCGTGGCGGGCGCCGCGCATTTCGGACCGGACGGCTTCGTGCTGTCATGGCCGAGCGCGGTGACGGGGGCGCTGCCTGTCGAAGGCGGCGTCGCGGTCGCCTTTGCCCGGCAGATCGCGGAAGCGGCCGACCCCGAAGCGCTGCGCGCCGAACTGGAGGAAAAGCTCGCTGCCGGCCAATCGCCCTTCTCGCGCGCCGAAGGCTTTTCCGTGCATGAACTGATCGACCCGCGCGAAACGCGCGCGCGGCTTTGCGACTGGCTCGACTGGGTGGAGCCGCGCCGCGCCGTGGCGCTCGGCCCCTTCCTGACGACGATGCGGCCCTGA